GAATCAGCCTTACTCTGCTGCCGGTTATTCCTCTTGGGGTGATTGCGGGTAAATGGCTGAACAGGAATATGTCAGATCAGCTGTTTTACAAGATAGGCCATTTTGCTCTTGTGCTGTTGGGTTTCAGGCTTATATGGACCTTTGCGGGATAAGGCGGCAGCGGCCGAATAATGATCAAAGACAGGGTGAAATCATGAAACGTTGGCGTCATTTGATTGTTGCTGTTTGCCTTGTGCCGGCTATGTCTATCTATGTGATATTGTGCCTGTATCTTTCTGAATTTGTGGTCGGCTTTCACTGGGGGCTCGATTTGGCTTATTTTGTTGTCTCGGGCTTGGCCTGGCTGTTTCCGGCTGGCCGGGTCATCAGTTGGCTTGCCGCCAGCGAAAGCTGAACCCTGAACAGGGCCATGCCGGTTGCCGTTACGCGGAATAATATCCCTGCCGCGTCAGATAGTGACAGTTCTTGTCGAAAATTTAATAATTCATTGTTTTGTCCCTCATAATCATAGACAGTGAGGGAACATCTTTTTTGTCTGTGAACGGTCATCTTTGAACTTATGAAACGCTATTCTGCTTGGCAACTTTTCAAACAAGGACTGACCGGCCAGACCGGATGGTCACCTGCCTGGCGTCAACCAGACCCGAAACCGGCCTATGATGTGATCATCATTGGCGGCGGCGGGCATGGTTTGGCTACAGCCTATTAT
The sequence above is a segment of the SAR116 cluster alpha proteobacterium HIMB100 genome. Coding sequences within it:
- a CDS encoding Protein of unknown function (DUF2842) (PFAM: Protein of unknown function (DUF2842)), translating into MKRWRHLIVAVCLVPAMSIYVILCLYLSEFVVGFHWGLDLAYFVVSGLAWLFPAGRVISWLAASES